AAGTCAACAAAAAATAGTATAAGTATGTGATTTTCCTTTTTTAAGCGGTGTTAAAATCCTGTGTCTAGAATAGGTTAAATATGCTTTAAAACTACTTAAGAAAGACTTTTTTGTTTTTTAGAGCATTAAATGAATTTTGTGTTTTTAGAACTTAAAAATCAAAAAAACAATCAGGAAAAACACAAATACAAAAAGGATTTTTTCTAAATTTAATTAAAGACTTAAGACTGTTAATAGTAAAATTAGCTAATTTTAAATGTTATTGAAAGCTCTTTAGAACAGCTTCTAGGTCTTTTAGATATCCTAAAGATTGTATACCCATTTGTTGTAAAATAAAAAACCATGCAGCACAAAGAACTGCAAGTCCAAGCAATGACTTAAGAGACATACCTAAAAAAGCGATTTGTACTTGAGGAGCTAATCTATTAGCAATCCCTAAAAACATCTCCGTCATTAATATAGCAATGATAGATGGAGCTGATAATTGAATTCCAACCGACACGATTTTTCCAACTAGCCCCCAAACGCTTTGCCAAAAAGCTGCTTGAAAAGTAAAAAAATACGATGGGAGCATTTTATCTATGGGAATAATTGTATAAAAATCGAAAAGAGCGTTAAAAAAATAAAAGATACCGTTGATTTGATAGAAGATTACAATCATGACATAATTATACAAAATACCAATAGAAGAAGAAGGTGTTTGCATAAAGGGATCTGTCACTTGTAAAGCGGAAGATCCTCTTAGAAAATCGATATTTACTCCAGCTGTTTCTGCAATGTAAAAAGGAATTGTGATAAAGAAAGCAAGAACAAACCCAAGGAAGAGCTCTTTAAAACAAAGAACAATGTATTGAAAATTAAATCCAACCATTGTTTGAGAGGTCATAATCATTTGCGGTAAAAACACAAGGGTTAAGCAAATCAAAAGGCCCATTTTTACAGTGCTAGGTGCTTTATTTCCTAAAAAAGGAGCTAAACTTACGATGGGTGCAAAACGCATCAATCCCAGAAAAAATAGGGAAAGCAGAGCAAAAGGATCTAGTTCAAAAAGCTTAGAAAAAAAAGCAAGATAAGAGTCATTAGGATTCATGTAAAAAAGGTCTATTGAATGAGGTAACAGTAAATAAACTTAACTAAAAATCAAAGCTAGCATGTAGTGTCCATCCCTGATAAGTTAAATCTCCTCCATGTGCATTTTCTGAGTAGTTTGTGGCAGTGGTAGCTGTAATATTTGTGGCATCTGCTATTTGTACGAACAAAAATCTGCTTTGATTAAAATATATATGGTTTTCCCAACCTAACTTCAATCCAAAATGCAACCTATCATTACAAAAGTTATAATCCCAACCTAATCCTATTTGAAGATCTAGAATAGGTCTGCAAATATGATAGCTTGTGCCAAACCCGTTAAAGACAGAATTTGATGGGCCTCCAAATTGAGCAGAGCTGAAGTCAAAGCCGGCTTGAGAAAAGTGTAGTTTTTGTAGACCATATTCAATAGCAGCAGCTATGTTTCCATAGATGCTAAATCCACCACAAAAGCTCAATTGTGTACTAAATCCTGATTCGATTCCGACCCCTTGCCATTTATTGGTTTGTTGAATATCTAGGGAAAGATTAGGAACCACAACTCCTGCACTTGCAACTACTACATTTCCAGAATAACCGGTGCGTAATCTCTGACGTAGCCAATCAGCTCTTAAACCAAAATAGGGACGCAGTACTACCCACTTGCTTACGAAAAACTCACGAGCAGCATTCAAACTAATCTGATCAAGGCGATTATGATATCTTGAGCTCGCATTTGAGTAACCGGTAGCAATAGGGTCATTAATCCCTTGTAATACTAATAAAAATAGCTGAGGAGAGCCTCCTTCAGTAGGAATCTTTAAGTCAGTTGCCGTAGTTTTATTACGATGGCTATTGCTAATTAAATGTGTCCAGGTAGCGGCTATATCCCAGTTA
This sequence is a window from Candidatus Rhabdochlamydia sp. T3358. Protein-coding genes within it:
- a CDS encoding flagellar biosynthetic protein FliR, translated to MNPNDSYLAFFSKLFELDPFALLSLFFLGLMRFAPIVSLAPFLGNKAPSTVKMGLLICLTLVFLPQMIMTSQTMVGFNFQYIVLCFKELFLGFVLAFFITIPFYIAETAGVNIDFLRGSSALQVTDPFMQTPSSSIGILYNYVMIVIFYQINGIFYFFNALFDFYTIIPIDKMLPSYFFTFQAAFWQSVWGLVGKIVSVGIQLSAPSIIAILMTEMFLGIANRLAPQVQIAFLGMSLKSLLGLAVLCAAWFFILQQMGIQSLGYLKDLEAVLKSFQ
- a CDS encoding Lpg1974 family pore-forming outer membrane protein, with translation MRLNTKKLWPAVITFVLVSSAHADSYDSPASDLENCLPCLEQNLTKPDLESRLILIEKNLENCLKALEQKQDINGSINPPAMPLTRNGWGLQISADALFWQVQEDALTYAIGFSSDQDLGQSAALVKQKYNWGFRVGLDWTLPHDNWDIAATWTHLISNSHRNKTTATDLKIPTEGGSPQLFLLVLQGINDPIATGYSNASSRYHNRLDQISLNAAREFFVSKWVVLRPYFGLRADWLRQRLRTGYSGNVVVASAGVVVPNLSLDIQQTNKWQGVGIESGFSTQLSFCGGFSIYGNIAAAIEYGLQKLHFSQAGFDFSSAQFGGPSNSVFNGFGTSYHICRPILDLQIGLGWDYNFCNDRLHFGLKLGWENHIYFNQSRFLFVQIADATNITATTATNYSENAHGGDLTYQGWTLHASFDF